The Felis catus isolate Fca126 chromosome B2, F.catus_Fca126_mat1.0, whole genome shotgun sequence region CTGTCGCAGGGGAAGACAATGTTTATAGGAAAGGTGGTCACAattccagctcctcctccttctgagGTGTTCTCAGGAGCCAGTCCCCAAACTTTGCCCACGGTAGCAGCCACAGCAGCTTATAAACAGCCTCCAGTGTCAGTAGCATCAGGAAGAGGACCAGGAAGATAAAGAAGGCCTTGTCCAAGGCCCGACGCAGGGGACCTCTGGGAGGACAAGGACGCCTGGCAAACGCCAGGAACACATCCTCCTCAGCCACATCACCTTCCTCCTCCGCCATACTA contains the following coding sequences:
- the SMIM40 gene encoding small integral membrane protein 40, giving the protein MAEEEGDVAEEDVFLAFARRPCPPRGPLRRALDKAFFIFLVLFLMLLTLEAVYKLLWLLPWAKFGDWLLRTPQKEEELEL